A single window of Salvia splendens isolate huo1 chromosome 8, SspV2, whole genome shotgun sequence DNA harbors:
- the LOC121743693 gene encoding uncharacterized protein LOC121743693 isoform X2 has protein sequence MNSFLRLLIPKAFVVVFVVFIFGSSSLLGELSDMEEVVRWAGYGEEKLSTVVISGTIICNADQNPYSNPHPVSGAEVSVVCGAKRWPRAKGRTDGSGKFAIDVPSHLHGVPNLEKVCHVRVVHLPPTSPCDLLVGFTSFSFSPAR, from the exons ATGAACTCCTTTCTCCGATTGTTGATTCCTAAGGCGTTTGTCGTCGTCTTCGTCGTCTTCATCTTTGGGAGTTCGAGTTTGTTGGGTGAATTATCGGACATGGAAGAGGTGGTGCGGTGGGCTGGTTATGGGGAAGAGAAGCTCTCCACCGTCGTGATTTCCGGCACGATCATTTGCAACGCCGATCAGAATCCTTACTCCAACCCGCACCCTGTGTCAG GCGCAGAGGTGAGTGTGGTATGTGGCGCGAAGAGATGGCCAAGAGCAAAAGGTAGGACGGATGGTTCTGGAAAGTTCGCGATAGATGTTCCTTCACATCTCCATGGCGTCCCCAACTTGGAAAAAGTTTGCCATGTGAGAGTGGTTCATCTCCCACCAACTTCTCCCTGTG ACCTTTTGGTAGGATTTACCAGCTTTTCATTCAGCCCAGCCCGGTAA
- the LOC121743693 gene encoding uncharacterized protein LOC121743693 isoform X1, whose translation MNSFLRLLIPKAFVVVFVVFIFGSSSLLGELSDMEEVVRWAGYGEEKLSTVVISGTIICNADQNPYSNPHPVSGAEVSVVCGAKRWPRAKGRTDGSGKFAIDVPSHLHGVPNLEKVCHVRVVHLPPTSPCGKAKHNNKSISLSSTDQGIRTYTTHNIHLTPPL comes from the exons ATGAACTCCTTTCTCCGATTGTTGATTCCTAAGGCGTTTGTCGTCGTCTTCGTCGTCTTCATCTTTGGGAGTTCGAGTTTGTTGGGTGAATTATCGGACATGGAAGAGGTGGTGCGGTGGGCTGGTTATGGGGAAGAGAAGCTCTCCACCGTCGTGATTTCCGGCACGATCATTTGCAACGCCGATCAGAATCCTTACTCCAACCCGCACCCTGTGTCAG GCGCAGAGGTGAGTGTGGTATGTGGCGCGAAGAGATGGCCAAGAGCAAAAGGTAGGACGGATGGTTCTGGAAAGTTCGCGATAGATGTTCCTTCACATCTCCATGGCGTCCCCAACTTGGAAAAAGTTTGCCATGTGAGAGTGGTTCATCTCCCACCAACTTCTCCCTGTGGTAAAGCAAAGCATAACAATAAATCCATATCGCTGAGCTCTACTGATCAAGGCATCCGCACCTATACCACCCACAATATACATCTCACTCCTCCTCTCTAA